A single window of Candidatus Thermoplasmatota archaeon DNA harbors:
- the rpl4p gene encoding 50S ribosomal protein L4, with amino-acid sequence MKAKVYGMDGKVVDEISLPSDFSEGFRPDIIRKAVNVMRANRRQPYGVEETAGKKHPMEPWSPGRGVSRVPRLTQGRRAVFMPGTVGGRVAHPPKPEKNWGKKINKKEMALARKSALSTLAIEEIVKKRGHVFEEGLSLPVVVENDFEKLDKTKNVIDTMKKIGVYTDVERAKKGRHIRAGKGKLRGRKYKIPKSLLIVVKDKEKIKKAAGNLIGVDIITPEEINVEHLAPGGDAGRLTVFTVDAIKSMEEKA; translated from the coding sequence ATGAAAGCGAAGGTTTATGGAATGGATGGAAAAGTCGTGGATGAAATCTCTCTCCCATCGGATTTTAGTGAGGGGTTTCGCCCGGATATCATACGAAAGGCCGTAAACGTAATGAGAGCCAACAGGCGTCAGCCATATGGCGTGGAGGAAACAGCGGGTAAGAAACACCCTATGGAGCCGTGGAGTCCTGGGAGGGGGGTGTCCAGAGTTCCGAGATTAACACAGGGAAGGCGGGCTGTCTTCATGCCCGGTACTGTTGGTGGAAGAGTTGCACATCCTCCCAAGCCGGAGAAAAATTGGGGCAAAAAGATAAACAAGAAAGAAATGGCCTTGGCAAGAAAATCTGCTCTTTCTACTTTAGCAATTGAAGAGATCGTCAAAAAGAGAGGACATGTATTTGAGGAAGGGCTTTCGTTGCCGGTTGTTGTGGAGAATGATTTTGAAAAACTTGACAAGACGAAGAATGTCATAGATACAATGAAAAAGATAGGGGTATACACCGATGTTGAAAGGGCTAAAAAAGGTAGACATATAAGGGCAGGAAAGGGAAAATTAAGGGGAAGAAAATACAAAATCCCAAAATCATTGCTCATCGTCGTAAAGGATAAGGAAAAAATTAAAAAGGCAGCTGGCAATTTGATTGGAGTGGACATCATCACGCCTGAAGAAATAAATGTCGAACATCTCGCCCCTGGGGGAGACGCCGGCCGTCTTACAGTATTTACTGTCGATGCCATAAAGTCGATGGAGGAAAAAGCATGA
- a CDS encoding 50S ribosomal protein L23, whose translation MNPYDIIFHPYVTEKSMMLMENDNALQFVVNMKSNKKEIKEAAEKMFDVKAEKVSTRIGKNGKIAVVKLAPEYVAEDIGMRIGIF comes from the coding sequence ATGAATCCATATGATATAATATTCCATCCGTATGTCACAGAAAAATCCATGATGCTGATGGAGAATGACAATGCTTTGCAATTTGTGGTAAACATGAAATCAAACAAAAAGGAAATAAAAGAAGCGGCGGAAAAAATGTTTGATGTTAAAGCGGAAAAAGTCTCTACAAGAATAGGAAAGAATGGAAAGATAGCCGTCGTGAAACTTGCGCCCGAATACGTGGCAGAGGATATTGGAATGAGGATAGGTATATTCTAG
- a CDS encoding 50S ribosomal protein L2, which yields MGKRLIHQRRGFANTPYLSPSFKHKGPVSYPSMIEGKGVVSNIIHNPGTSSPLSIVEMEDGKKIKMLATEGAMVGEKIHFTNESIIKPGNVIPLGSIPEGTPIYNIENRPGDGGKFARSGGNYATIISHGNMVIVKLPSGTQKKFDGRCRATIGVAAGGGRGEKPFMKAGKRYHAVKPKARIYPTVRGVAMNAVDHPHGGGAHQHVGKPSTVSRRVPPGRKVGNISARRTGKR from the coding sequence ATGGGAAAGAGATTGATACATCAGAGGAGAGGTTTTGCAAATACGCCATATCTCAGTCCGTCGTTCAAACACAAGGGACCTGTTTCTTATCCTTCTATGATTGAAGGCAAAGGAGTAGTCAGCAATATAATACACAATCCGGGTACGTCATCTCCTCTCTCGATAGTTGAGATGGAGGACGGAAAAAAAATTAAAATGCTTGCCACGGAAGGAGCGATGGTAGGAGAAAAAATTCATTTCACAAACGAAAGCATTATAAAGCCGGGAAATGTCATCCCACTCGGTTCAATCCCTGAGGGAACACCAATATATAATATCGAAAATAGACCTGGCGATGGGGGGAAATTCGCTCGCTCAGGAGGAAATTACGCCACCATCATATCTCATGGAAACATGGTCATAGTCAAGCTTCCGTCTGGCACCCAGAAAAAGTTTGATGGCAGATGCAGGGCAACCATAGGCGTTGCGGCGGGTGGCGGCAGGGGTGAAAAACCTTTCATGAAGGCAGGGAAAAGGTACCATGCAGTTAAGCCGAAAGCAAGAATTTATCCCACGGTCAGGGGTGTTGCCATGAACGCTGTGGATCATCCTCACGGCGGCGGTGCTCATCAGCATGTTGGAAAGCCATCAACGGTTAGTAGAAGAGTCCCACCTGGAAGAAAAGTTGGAAACATATCGGCGAGGAGAACTGGTAAGAGGTAA